The sequence below is a genomic window from Streptosporangium lutulentum.
GAACACGCCGAACCGGTCGTCCTCACCTGGAACGCCCCCGTCTGAACCTGAGCACGTTGTTCGTCCACGTCGATCGGCGGTTCACCCGCCGCGCGGAGACCGCCTCCTCGCCGGAGCCGGCGACCGGTCGTCGACCGGCCGGGGAGGCGCGTGCCGTACGGCGCGGTCCGGCTCGGTACAGCGCGGGATCCGGCTCGGTACAGTGCGGGGTCCGGCTCAGACGGCCGGGGCCGCAGGCTGCGGACCGCGGCCGGTAAGCCATTCGATGACTTCGCGATGGCCGTGACGCGCGTCCTCGAAGTGGCCCCAGCGCCAGTAACGAGGCTGGTCACGCACTCCGGTGACCCATGTCCGATAGGACACCGGAGTGATCGTGCCGTCCTTGGCGGCCGCCGAGGCCACGCCGTAGGTACGGATGACGACGCGGCCGCCCGGGGCGAGCAGTACGTCATCGGCCACCGGGTACAAAGTCATTTGATCGAGCACGGTTCGAGCCCCCAATCGCTGTGGCCTCAAACACTTCCCCACCGCCCGACTCCCCCGGTTACGCCACCGGCGCGCCACGGTTAACCCGATGCGCCGGAGGTAAAAACGGTGTTACACCGTCAGCCCGTCGAACTCCCCGTCCTTCACCCCGAGTACGAGGGCACGAATCTCGTCACGCGTGTAGATCAAGGCTGGCCCCTCCGGAAAACGGGAGTTACGGACCGCGATACTGCCGTCCGGCAGCTCGGCTAGCTCGACACAGTTGCCCTGAGAGTTGCTGTACCGGCTCTTGCGCCAGCTGGCCCCCGTAAGGTCAGTGGCAGGCATGCCGTTGTAGGTCTGCTCCATTTACATCTCTCTGAGAAGGTCGCCGAGGATCTCGGCGGTGCCCCCAGGCGTGGTGCTTTCCACGCACAACTGCTCCATGGCCGTGAGGTATGGATCGATGTCCTCACGTTTGTCCAGGTAGAGGGCACCCCAGAGCTGCTCGACATAGACGATGTCCGATAGATCGGACTCGAGAAATCGCAAGATGCTGAACGCACCACCCTCGGCCGCGTGCATGCCGGACCGAAAGGGCATCACCTGAAGGGTGATGTTGGGCAGCGTGGACACTTCCAGCAGGTGCTGAATCTGCTCACGCATGATCTCCCTACCTCCGATGGGACGCTTCAGGGCCGCCTCGTCGATGACCGCCCACAGCCGCGGGCCGTCCTTCTTCGTCAGGCGATCCTGCCGTTGCATACGCATATGCACACGACGCTCGATCTCCGCCTCGGGCACGTCCGGGTGGCCCAGCCGGATCACGGTGCGCGCGTAGGCGGACGTCTGCAACAGGCCGGGAATGAACTGCACCTCATAGGTGCGGATCACGCTCGTCGCCTCCTCCAGCCCCACGTAGGTGGTGAACCAGTTCGGCAACAGGTCACCGTACTTGTGCCACCAGCCGGGGGTGTTCGCCTCGCGGACCATCTCCAGCAGGCCGCGCCGTTCCGCGTCGTCGAGCACGCCGTACAGGGTGAGCAGGTCTTCCACGTCTCGCGTCTTGAAACCGACACGGCCGAGCTCCATCCGGCTGATCTTGGACTCGGAGGCGCGGATGTGGAATCCGGCCACCTCACGAGTGAGATCCTTCTCCTCACGCAGGCGGCGCAGACTCGCGCCGAGCATGATGCGCCGAACGGTGGAACCGGTACCGGGCGGATCCATGGACACGTGGTGCTCCTCGCTCGCTTTCCTGATCGACAGTCTGTCACTTTGCGGCACAAGGTTAGCGAGCCGCGAACAAGATCCCCTTTCATTACGAATTGTCGAACTAGTCGGTAACCGTAGCGGTTGCACAGACCTTATGCACGTGCATTCGCCCTTGCACCTGCACGGGAGTTTGCACCATGATTGCGGCTGTGCAGTCCGCCCAAACCGCGCCCCCTCGATCGTCAACCTCATGGACAGCGCTCGACTGGTGGCCCCCAGTCGGGTGGTGGCCTGAGGCGGCGCGTGACCTTGTCTCCGGGTCCTCCGCCACGGCAAGCGCCACGTTCGTGCTCCCGCCACACGCCGAGTCCGTCCACTCCGCCCGCAGCTTCGCGACGGGCACGCTCACCGGCTGGAAGCTCGACGAGCTGAGCGACAACATGGAGCTGGTCGTCTCCGAGCTGGCCACCAACGCCTTCAGGCACGGCCTGCGACTGGCCGAGTCGCGTGCCAGAGAGCCGATCAGGCTCTCCCTGATCCGCAGGAACGGTCTGGTCGCCTGCACGCTCAACGACCCCGGGGCCGGTTTCCCCGCGCTGCGCGACCCGGCGCCCCTCGACATCGGCGGACTCGGACTGCACATCGTCGAGTCGCTGAGCCTCCGCTGGGGCTGGGCACCGCTGGCGCCGTACGGCAAGATCGTATGGGCGGTCCTGCGACCCGACCTTCCCGAGGAGTAGGGCCCTCGACAACGTCCGGTCTCGACCTCCGCAACCGAACCTTTCCCGAACGGCGCCGCCTCTTCCCCTCATCTGGCGCCGATCGGTCCCGGGACCCGCCACCCCTCCCCGGCGGTCCCGGGACCGATCAGAAGCGGGCCGGCGATGTGGTAACGCATTGCATTCTGCGCGGTGCATGCCGTCGGAGATGCCCTCTGCATTACCGTGGATGCTTACGGCTCACGGAGAGTCCCCGCGCGAGATTCCTGAAAGAGCTACGAGATGGACGATCACCTGCTCGGATGGTTGAAAACCCTCGACGAAGAACGGCTCGCCCGAGTTCTGGCCAACCGGCTGGACGCCCTCGCCCCACCGTGGCCGCGCCGTCTGGACACCCTGGCGCAGCGGCTGGGCAACGGTTTCGCGGTGATGGAGGTCATGCGCGGGCTGCCGCTGCCGTCCCTGGAGGTGGCGCAGGCGTCACTGGCCCTCGGCGACCGGGTCTCCCCCCGGGAGGTCGCCCGGTTCATGGGCGTGCCGGAGGCCGAGGTGACGCCGTGGCTCGACCAGCTGTTCGACCACGCCCTCGCCTGGCCGGACGACGAAGGACGGATCCGCGTGGCCGGCGGGGTCGCCCGCTGGTGGACGGCCCCCTGCGGGCTCGGCGAGCCGCTCACCCACTACCTGAACTCCTGGACCGTCAGCGCCGACGCCCTGCGCGGGCTCGCCCGGACGCTCGGCCTGCCGAACGGCCCCAAACGCCGCACGATCGCCAGGGTCGCCGAGATCCTCTCCGACCCCGAGCAGGTGACCGCCCTGGTGGAGCGGGCCCCTGAGGGCACGAGGCGGCTCCTGGAGGAGTTCGCCTGGGACGGCCCGGTCCGCACCGTCGACGGCGGCAGGTTCGTCGTTCCCGGCGCCCCCGAGAAGTGGGCCGCCGACCACGGGCTGATCTTCCGCCCGAGCTGGAACGTGGCCGAGATGCCCCGGGAGGTGTCCCTCGCGCTGCGCGGCCCCGACTACCACCCGCCCTTCACCCCCGGCCCGCCCGACCTCGGCACGATCCCGGTGGATCCCGAGGCCGTGGACCACCTGATGACGCTGGCCGCCCCGCACGTGGTCGAGCGCTGCGCCGCGATGCTGGAGAACACCGCCAAGGTCCCGCTGCCTCTGCTCAAGGCGGGAGGGGTGGGCGTGCGCGAGGTCCGGCGGGTGGCCAAGGACACCGGCTGCGACGAGGACGAGACCCGGCTGCTGCTGGAGATCTGCGCGGTGGCCCGGCTGCTGGCCTGGGACGACTCGGCCGGCGGCCTGGTGCCCACCGAGAAGTTCGACCGCTGGCGGCTGGACGACGCGTCCGCCAGGCTCCGGGTGCTGCTGTCGGCGTGGTGGCGCATGGAACGCTCGTCGCTCCGCAGGACCGACGGCAAGTACGGCACCGTCCTGGGCGACGACCCGGCGGGAGCGGCGGTCGCCCGGGCGAGGCGGGCCGTGCTCGCCGTACTGGCCCGGCTGCCCGCCAACACGGCCTGCACCGACCGGGCGGGCCTGGCCGGCGCCGCGCACTGGCACGCCCCCCTGCTCGACCAGTCGCTGCTGGCCGAGTGCGCCCCCGCCGTGCTCGAGGAGGCCCGGATGCTCGGGCTGGTCGCCCTCGACACGATCACCGACCTCGGCCGCGCGCTGGCCGGCCTGGACGCCGCCGCCGGCGACGAGACCGACGACTCCACCCCGCTCGTGGAGAACGACCCCGCGCTGATGGAGTGCTCGATCCGGGCGCTGGCCAGCGTACGGCGGAGCGCGCTGTTCGGCGCCGACCTCACCGCCGTGGTGACCGGGCCGCCCGCCGGCGAACTCGCCGAGCTGCTGGACCGGGCCGCCGAGCGCGAATCCCGCGGCGCGGCCTCGGTGTGGCGGTTCACCCCGGCGAGCGTGCGCCGCGCCATGGACGCCGGGCACACCGCCGACAGCCTGCTGGCGGACCTCGCCGAGGTGGGCGCGGTGCCGCAGCCGCTCGACTATCTGGTGCGCGACGTGGCCAGACGGCACGGCGAGGTCACCGTGACCACGGTCGCCTGCATCGTGCAGGCCTCCGACCCGGTGCTGCTGTCCGAGATCGCCGGGCACCGGCGGCTGGCCAGGCTGGGCCTGCGGCTGCTGGCGCCGACCGTGCTGGCCAGCGCGATGCCCGCCGACAAGACCCTCGCCGCGCTCAGGGAGAACGGCTACGCCCCGGTGCCGATCGCGGACACCGGGGAGATCACCATCCGCCGCGCCCGGATCGAGGAGCCCCAGAACGGGCGGCTGATCCTGCTACCGGGAGGCCGGGTGGCCGAACTGGAGCAGCCGCCGCACCTGATGGTCGAGCCGCCGCCGGACCCGCGAGAGCACGCCAGCCGCCTGCTCACCTCCGAGCACGACGCCACCCAGCAGAACGGCAGGACCTGGGCGGTCATCGGCCGTATGGCCTCCCGGCTGCCGACCGCCCAGCAGTCCCTGCTCGGCTTCGTGGTCGACCGCGGCGTGCGGGCCGCGATCACGCTGGCCGACGGCCTGACCGCCACCATCAGCCACGGCGAGCTGCGCAGCGGCGTGCTCGACGCGTGGTGCGAGGAGGCCGGAGACTACCTGGAGTTCCCGCTGGCCGACATCGTCGAGGTCCGCGGCACCTACGCCTGACGTCTCAGCGGAGGCTCTCGCTGCTCGACGGGGAAACCTCCGGGGAGCCGGCGCCCTGACGGGCACGATGCCAGCTCACCGCCGCGAGGACCCCCATCAGGCTGCCAGCCACTCCCGCGAGCACGAGTGTCAGGGAGACGCCGACGTGGTCGGCGAGCACCCCTCCGAGGATCATGCCCGCTCCCTGCACCGCCACGAGTACCGATGACGCCAGACCCAGCACCTGACCTCGCCGCTCGCGTGGCGCGATCCTGACGAACTCGGCGTTGGCGGTCACCTGGTAGGCGCTCAGCACACCCACGAGGGTCCACAGGATCAGCGACGGGACAAAGCCCGGGAACAGCGCGGAGAAGACGAGGGGGACGCTGGAGGCGATGGCGAGCGGTCCCATCGACCGCAGCCTCAGGTCGGGGGGAACGAACCGGGTGATCAGGAAGACCCCCACCACATTGCCCACCGGCATGACGGCCATGAGCAGTCCGACCTCCGCGGTGCCCAACCCCAGCTCCGCGGCGTACGGCGCGGCCAGGACCTCGGGAACCACGTAGAACCCGGCGAGCAGTGCGAGCGCGAGCAGGCTCCGCAGCCGAGGGCTGCCCAGGATGAGCCGAGCCCCTCCGTCCGGATCCCTGAACCGGGGCCACCACCTGTCCCCGGGTTCCGTGAGACGCGCGGCAGGACTGTGGGGCAGGCCCCATCTGATGATCAGCGCCATCAGCGCGAAGGCGACGGCGTTGAGGAACAGGGTGCCGCTCGTCCCGATGGCGCCCACCAGCACGCCCCCGGCGGCGAACGCGACAAGGCTGACGATCTGACCCGTGAGGACGATGGCGGCCAGACCCGTCGAGTAGGCCTCGCCGGTCAGCATGTCCGGAAGCAGCGCCATCTGCGCCGCCTTGGCGGGCGACTCGATCATCTGGACGACGAACACCAGAACGCAGAGGATCCACAGCGGTATCCCCGGAATCGCGATCAGCGCGACGAGACCCGCGCGCGAGAGGGCGCACACGACCAGCAGTTCACGACGTGGATACCGATCGGCCAGCCCTCCCAGAAACGACCCCCCGATGATGGCCGGCAGCAGGGTCAGCGCGTAGACCAGGGCCGTGACGGCGGGTGACCCCGTCCGCTGATAGGCGAGCACGGCCAAGGCGACCCGCGCGAGCTGGGTCCCACCTCGCGACAACACCACGGCGAACCACAGCGCCCGGAATTCGGCCACACGGAAAACCTCGCCATACGTCCCCGGACGAGTTTCGCCGGCCATTCGTTTCCTTCCGAATTCACAGGGGTCGGTGGCGCACGCCAAGCGCACGCCACCGACCCTTTGAACGACTGTCACTCCTCGCCGGATTTTGTCGACTCCCGTAGGCGACAAAACGTATCCACGACAAGGAGGTTGATGTCATGAGCGACTAATCTCCGGTCGAGATCCAGGGGATTATGCGTGAACACCCTTCTCGACCTGATGGCGCGAGCCGCGCCTCCGGCGGAACACCGGAACCTAGTACCATTCGATCGATCGATGGTTACGCATGGAAGACCTCCCTCCTCGACTCGAGGGAACACCGAAATCTAGCCCCACTCGAATCCCCCGCGAACGCGCATGAGACACCTCCTTCCCCACGTCGACCGAACGAACGTCTCCGCGAGCCAACGCGGCTAGTCCCAGGTCCAACCTCGGCGAACGCTCATAAGGCACCCCCTCTCCCACTTCGATCGCATGAACGTCTCCGCGAAACACCGCGGCCTAAGTCCAGTCGAATCCTCGGCGAACGCGCATGGAAAACCCCCTCTCCCACTCCGACCACACGGATACCCACCGCGAAACACCACGGCCTAAGCCCAGTCGAATCCTCGGCCAACGCGCATGAGAAACCCCCTCTCCCACTCCGACCACACGGATACCCACCGCGAAACACCACGGCCTAAGCCCAGTCGTACCCTCGGCCAACGCGCATGAGAAACCCCCTCTCCCACTCCGACCACATGGACACCCACCGCGAAACGCCGCGGCCTAATTCCAGCCGTAACTTGAGCAGTTGGGTATGAGACACCTCCCCGTCACACCGAGGACGCGAACCGCATCCCGTAAAACGCCCCGTGCTCAGCCCCGATCCCAAGCCGAGAAGTCGTTCATGAGAGACCCCATCTCAATCCGACGACACGAACATACCTCTGGTGGAATATCGTGGTCTAGACCCATAGGAAATTTCAATGGTCACGCCCAGGGCACCTTCCCATTCGGCTCTACGACGCGAAATCCATCTCCGGCGGAATCCAATGTTCGCCCGGTCCGCGCCTAACTTTCCGCGTCAAAATCTATGACAGGCGGCAAGGCGCGCCGGGGCCTCCGGGGTCGCGCGCCTCTCTTACCCGAGGCCGCGCGTCAAGCACGAGGTGAGAACGGTCAACGGCATTCGGCGACCGGTCCGGGCCGCCGAGGTGAGCCGAACACGTCCGTAATTCAAACGCCCACCGTCATCGACGTTCGCGCATCGTGGAGCGGCGGTTTCCCGCGCGCTCCGCGAACGCGAACACGGCCCCACGATCGATTCGATCGTGGGGCCGTACGCCTTGCCCGGGTGTTCAGACTCTCGCCCCGCAGCGGCGCAGGGTGAGCAGGGCGAGCACCCTGGTCACGTCCCGGAGCTCGCGCAGGTCGACCTGCTCGCGCGGAGCGTGGGCGAAACGCACGTCACCCGGGCCGTAGTGCAGGGCCGGGATGCCGCCGGCCGCGTAGAGACGCAGATCGCTCCCGTACGGCGCGGCGGCCTCGGCCGGGTGGGAGCCGGTGACCTCGGCCACCGCCGTGGCCACCTCGCCCAGCAGCGCGTG
It includes:
- a CDS encoding DUF397 domain-containing protein, producing MEQTYNGMPATDLTGASWRKSRYSNSQGNCVELAELPDGSIAVRNSRFPEGPALIYTRDEIRALVLGVKDGEFDGLTV
- a CDS encoding helix-turn-helix domain-containing protein, which produces MDPPGTGSTVRRIMLGASLRRLREEKDLTREVAGFHIRASESKISRMELGRVGFKTRDVEDLLTLYGVLDDAERRGLLEMVREANTPGWWHKYGDLLPNWFTTYVGLEEATSVIRTYEVQFIPGLLQTSAYARTVIRLGHPDVPEAEIERRVHMRMQRQDRLTKKDGPRLWAVIDEAALKRPIGGREIMREQIQHLLEVSTLPNITLQVMPFRSGMHAAEGGAFSILRFLESDLSDIVYVEQLWGALYLDKREDIDPYLTAMEQLCVESTTPGGTAEILGDLLREM
- a CDS encoding ATP-binding protein, which gives rise to MLPPHAESVHSARSFATGTLTGWKLDELSDNMELVVSELATNAFRHGLRLAESRAREPIRLSLIRRNGLVACTLNDPGAGFPALRDPAPLDIGGLGLHIVESLSLRWGWAPLAPYGKIVWAVLRPDLPEE
- a CDS encoding helicase-associated domain-containing protein, with amino-acid sequence MDDHLLGWLKTLDEERLARVLANRLDALAPPWPRRLDTLAQRLGNGFAVMEVMRGLPLPSLEVAQASLALGDRVSPREVARFMGVPEAEVTPWLDQLFDHALAWPDDEGRIRVAGGVARWWTAPCGLGEPLTHYLNSWTVSADALRGLARTLGLPNGPKRRTIARVAEILSDPEQVTALVERAPEGTRRLLEEFAWDGPVRTVDGGRFVVPGAPEKWAADHGLIFRPSWNVAEMPREVSLALRGPDYHPPFTPGPPDLGTIPVDPEAVDHLMTLAAPHVVERCAAMLENTAKVPLPLLKAGGVGVREVRRVAKDTGCDEDETRLLLEICAVARLLAWDDSAGGLVPTEKFDRWRLDDASARLRVLLSAWWRMERSSLRRTDGKYGTVLGDDPAGAAVARARRAVLAVLARLPANTACTDRAGLAGAAHWHAPLLDQSLLAECAPAVLEEARMLGLVALDTITDLGRALAGLDAAAGDETDDSTPLVENDPALMECSIRALASVRRSALFGADLTAVVTGPPAGELAELLDRAAERESRGAASVWRFTPASVRRAMDAGHTADSLLADLAEVGAVPQPLDYLVRDVARRHGEVTVTTVACIVQASDPVLLSEIAGHRRLARLGLRLLAPTVLASAMPADKTLAALRENGYAPVPIADTGEITIRRARIEEPQNGRLILLPGGRVAELEQPPHLMVEPPPDPREHASRLLTSEHDATQQNGRTWAVIGRMASRLPTAQQSLLGFVVDRGVRAAITLADGLTATISHGELRSGVLDAWCEEAGDYLEFPLADIVEVRGTYA
- a CDS encoding MFS transporter, translating into MAEFRALWFAVVLSRGGTQLARVALAVLAYQRTGSPAVTALVYALTLLPAIIGGSFLGGLADRYPRRELLVVCALSRAGLVALIAIPGIPLWILCVLVFVVQMIESPAKAAQMALLPDMLTGEAYSTGLAAIVLTGQIVSLVAFAAGGVLVGAIGTSGTLFLNAVAFALMALIIRWGLPHSPAARLTEPGDRWWPRFRDPDGGARLILGSPRLRSLLALALLAGFYVVPEVLAAPYAAELGLGTAEVGLLMAVMPVGNVVGVFLITRFVPPDLRLRSMGPLAIASSVPLVFSALFPGFVPSLILWTLVGVLSAYQVTANAEFVRIAPRERRGQVLGLASSVLVAVQGAGMILGGVLADHVGVSLTLVLAGVAGSLMGVLAAVSWHRARQGAGSPEVSPSSSESLR